One Sphingopyxis macrogoltabida genomic region harbors:
- a CDS encoding fumarylacetoacetate hydrolase family protein: MTWFALATRATPEGPRATIRVGDAFHDLHDAAAKLGFAAVAGDVTGIVRDWDARRDGLFALARALGAGSGTVAAPQLAAPFEPRRIFAAASNFIEHAEEMQTKLAAKAESEPYIFLKTVESVVGPGATVVVPPQVSRPDWEVELGVVLGRAGKNVAAADAHDLIAGYTIVNDVSARDRTRRTDFPFSHDWFRGKSFDSFTPLGPVFVPRDCLDDPHDIRLGLKVNGEAMQDGNTSAMIFNIYEQIAYLSTILELQAGDLIASGTPAGVGMGRGVFLKDGDVMSAWVDGIGELVNPVSAPHLPRS; the protein is encoded by the coding sequence ATGACCTGGTTTGCCCTTGCCACCCGCGCCACCCCCGAAGGTCCGCGCGCGACGATCCGGGTCGGCGATGCCTTCCACGACCTGCACGATGCCGCTGCGAAACTGGGTTTCGCCGCCGTCGCAGGCGACGTCACCGGAATCGTCCGCGACTGGGATGCGCGCCGCGACGGCCTGTTCGCGCTCGCCCGGGCGCTCGGCGCGGGATCGGGAACGGTCGCCGCGCCGCAGCTCGCGGCGCCGTTCGAGCCGCGCCGTATCTTCGCCGCCGCATCGAACTTCATCGAACATGCCGAGGAAATGCAGACCAAGCTCGCCGCCAAGGCCGAGAGCGAGCCCTATATCTTCCTCAAGACCGTCGAGAGCGTCGTTGGCCCCGGCGCGACCGTGGTCGTGCCGCCGCAGGTGTCGCGCCCCGACTGGGAGGTCGAACTCGGCGTCGTGCTCGGCCGCGCGGGCAAGAATGTCGCCGCCGCCGATGCGCACGATCTCATTGCTGGCTACACAATCGTCAACGACGTGTCGGCGCGCGACCGCACCCGCCGCACCGACTTTCCCTTCTCGCACGACTGGTTCCGCGGCAAGAGCTTCGACAGCTTCACGCCATTGGGGCCGGTGTTCGTGCCGCGCGATTGCCTCGACGATCCGCACGACATTCGGCTGGGGCTCAAGGTCAATGGCGAGGCGATGCAGGACGGCAATACGTCGGCGATGATCTTCAACATCTACGAACAGATCGCCTATCTCTCGACGATCCTCGAACTCCAGGCGGGCGACCTCATCGCCTCGGGCACCCCCGCCGGGGTCGGTATGGGGCGCGGCGTCTTCCTCAAGGACGGCGACGTGATGAGCGCGTGGGTCGACGGCATCGGCGAACTGGTGAACCCCGTTTCCGCCCCGCACCTGCCGCGGAGCTGA
- the kynU gene encoding kynureninase, whose translation MTLDTAMLDRAACEAMDRADPLAPLRDRFDLPEGMIYLDGNSLGAMPKGAAARSHEVVTREWGTDLIKSWNSAGWFDLPVRLGDKLAPLVGAAPGEVVICDSTSQNLFKVLSAAAALRPGRSVLILEGSNFPTNNYIAEGVAAATGGRVSVRLCEKDEIAGAIDDDTIAAAITHVHYKSGHVHDMAAITARAHEAGALAIWDLCHSAGAMPVDLGGAGADFAVGCTYKYLNGGPGSPAFLFAAKRHQGQALQPVTGWWGHAAPFAFEPGYRPQHDIRQFLIGTQPIVSMALVETGLDIHLAADMDAIRAKSMALTDLFIRLVEARCAGHGFTLASPRDAAARGSQVSFAHAEGYPIMRALIAAGVIGDFRAPDTVRFGFTPLYTGYADVWDAVDRLATIMDGGIWKLPEHQVRDAVT comes from the coding sequence ATGACGCTTGATACAGCAATGCTCGACCGCGCCGCCTGCGAGGCGATGGACCGCGCCGATCCGCTCGCGCCGCTGCGCGACCGCTTCGACCTGCCCGAAGGGATGATCTATCTCGACGGCAATTCGCTCGGCGCGATGCCGAAGGGGGCCGCGGCGCGTTCGCACGAGGTGGTGACGCGCGAATGGGGCACCGACCTGATCAAGAGCTGGAACAGCGCCGGCTGGTTCGACCTGCCGGTGCGCCTCGGCGACAAGCTCGCGCCGCTGGTCGGCGCCGCGCCGGGCGAGGTCGTGATCTGCGATTCGACGAGCCAGAACCTGTTCAAGGTTCTGTCCGCGGCGGCCGCGCTGCGCCCCGGCCGCAGCGTGCTGATCCTTGAGGGCAGCAATTTTCCGACCAACAATTATATCGCCGAGGGCGTCGCCGCGGCGACCGGCGGCCGCGTATCGGTGCGGCTGTGCGAGAAGGACGAGATCGCCGGCGCGATCGACGACGACACGATCGCAGCCGCGATCACCCATGTCCATTACAAGTCGGGCCATGTCCACGACATGGCGGCGATCACCGCCCGGGCGCACGAAGCCGGCGCGCTCGCGATCTGGGATCTCTGCCACAGCGCGGGGGCGATGCCGGTCGACCTGGGTGGCGCGGGCGCCGATTTCGCGGTCGGCTGCACCTACAAATATCTGAACGGCGGTCCCGGCTCGCCCGCCTTCCTGTTCGCGGCGAAGCGGCATCAGGGGCAGGCGCTGCAACCGGTCACCGGCTGGTGGGGCCATGCCGCGCCCTTCGCGTTCGAGCCGGGATACCGGCCGCAGCACGACATCCGCCAGTTCCTCATCGGCACGCAGCCGATCGTGTCGATGGCACTCGTCGAGACCGGGCTCGATATTCACCTCGCGGCCGACATGGACGCGATCCGCGCCAAGTCGATGGCGCTCACCGACCTCTTCATCCGCCTCGTCGAGGCGCGCTGCGCGGGACACGGCTTCACGCTCGCCTCGCCGCGCGACGCGGCGGCGCGCGGCAGCCAGGTGTCCTTCGCACATGCCGAGGGCTATCCGATCATGCGCGCGCTGATCGCGGCGGGCGTGATCGGCGATTTCCGCGCCCCCGACACGGTGCGCTTCGGCTTCACGCCGCTTTATACCGGCTATGCCGATGTGTGGGACGCGGTCGACCGGCTCGCCACGATCATGGACGGCGGCATCTGGAAATTGCCCGAGCATCAGGTCCGCGACGCGGTTACATAA
- a CDS encoding ABC transporter substrate-binding protein produces MVAFSRRSLIAPLLIVAAIAGLTLWSAFDGSAPKTAQADGARATPLTNVRFNMAWLPQGSMAGIFVAIDKGYFADAGLAVEPVRGFGGMRTANELDQGMFEFAYIDPLSVALNRSKGGGVRMVGGINMQLPAGACFVKERHKIAKPADLAGLRFGAGQSSMIQALLPAWLKANGVDPARVEQIQLDPAIVVSSLVEGRIDAAECWLGNSMALFDKAAKAKGVTIGRIGYSDFGLDVYGSGFATQDALIEKDPDLVRAFLKAAYRGYADAGRDPKAALAIIRKSYPLLDEAVTERQIRETAALMAAEGGSHRLKPEKVERTVTYLQASGQLQGFDQAPQLFTNSFIPMGNQP; encoded by the coding sequence ATGGTCGCCTTTTCCCGCCGCTCGCTCATCGCGCCGTTGCTGATCGTCGCGGCGATTGCGGGCCTGACGTTGTGGAGCGCCTTTGACGGCAGCGCGCCGAAGACCGCGCAGGCCGACGGCGCGCGCGCCACCCCGCTCACAAATGTCCGTTTCAACATGGCGTGGCTGCCGCAGGGCAGCATGGCAGGCATCTTCGTCGCCATCGACAAGGGCTATTTCGCCGACGCCGGGCTCGCCGTCGAACCGGTGCGCGGCTTCGGCGGCATGCGCACCGCGAACGAGCTCGATCAGGGCATGTTCGAATTCGCCTACATCGACCCGCTGTCGGTCGCGCTCAACCGCTCGAAGGGCGGCGGCGTCCGCATGGTCGGCGGTATCAACATGCAGCTTCCCGCCGGCGCCTGCTTCGTCAAGGAGCGGCACAAGATCGCGAAACCCGCCGACCTCGCCGGCCTGCGCTTCGGCGCCGGGCAAAGCTCGATGATCCAGGCCTTGCTCCCGGCGTGGCTCAAGGCCAATGGCGTCGACCCGGCGCGCGTCGAGCAGATCCAGCTCGACCCCGCGATCGTCGTCTCGTCGCTCGTCGAGGGGCGGATCGACGCCGCCGAATGCTGGCTCGGCAATTCGATGGCGCTGTTCGACAAGGCAGCAAAGGCAAAGGGCGTGACGATCGGCCGCATCGGCTACTCCGATTTCGGGCTCGACGTCTACGGCAGCGGCTTCGCGACGCAGGACGCGCTGATCGAGAAAGACCCCGATCTGGTGCGCGCCTTCCTCAAGGCCGCCTATCGCGGCTATGCTGACGCGGGGCGCGATCCCAAGGCGGCGCTTGCGATCATCCGCAAATCCTATCCTTTGCTCGACGAGGCGGTGACCGAACGCCAGATTCGCGAGACCGCGGCGCTGATGGCGGCCGAGGGCGGGTCGCATCGCCTGAAACCCGAAAAGGTCGAGCGCACCGTCACCTATCTGCAGGCGAGCGGCCAGTTGCAGGGTTTCGACCAGGCGCCGCAGCTTTTCACCAACAGCTTCATCCCGATGGGGAACCAGCCATGA
- a CDS encoding VOC family protein yields MTDPASYRPRPTRLGHLVLKVRDIDRSLAFYTEVVGLSVSDWIDHHMVFLRAGEDHHDLALLQLPPGHSAIPEGHYPAVEHFSYRLETLTEMEKVADMLVARGITIDRGIGKHGPGANSFLVFRDPDGNNVEFYTDMTQITAEQPYEASVWDGKDLETFDRWHLDRFLVPPPARILALLDKDGDA; encoded by the coding sequence ATGACCGATCCCGCTTCCTACCGGCCGCGCCCGACGCGGCTCGGCCACCTCGTGCTCAAGGTGCGCGACATCGACCGCAGCCTCGCCTTCTATACCGAAGTCGTCGGGCTCAGCGTGTCCGACTGGATCGACCATCATATGGTCTTCCTGCGCGCGGGCGAGGATCACCACGACCTTGCGCTGCTCCAGCTGCCGCCGGGGCACAGCGCCATCCCTGAAGGCCATTATCCGGCGGTCGAGCATTTCTCCTATCGCCTCGAAACGCTGACCGAGATGGAGAAGGTCGCCGACATGCTCGTCGCGCGCGGCATCACCATCGACCGCGGCATCGGCAAGCACGGGCCGGGAGCAAACAGCTTCCTCGTCTTTCGCGATCCCGACGGCAACAATGTCGAATTTTACACCGACATGACGCAGATCACCGCCGAACAGCCCTATGAAGCGTCGGTGTGGGACGGCAAGGACCTCGAAACCTTCGACCGCTGGCACCTCGATCGCTTTCTCGTGCCGCCGCCGGCGCGCATTCTGGCCTTGCTCGACAAGGACGGCGACGCATGA
- a CDS encoding aldehyde dehydrogenase family protein, which produces MMHSAFDSGRSLLIGGRWEAAERTMEVINPWSGEALGAVACADAGHVARAVASAVRGAEAMRALATGERSRILHAAAAALEGDAERFAAAITAETGKPIRSARREAARAVNTLRLSAEEAVRLAGETIAFDSFPGGEARSGHYIYEPVGVIAAITPFNDPLNLVCHKLGPAFAAGNAVVLKPAEQAPLVAIMLARLLLAVGLPAEALCLLTGRGSDFGDALTAHPDVAMVSFTGGAKVGEAICRAAGIKRLAMELGGNGPVIVMGDADIEKAAAACVSGAFGAAGQNCIGVQRIYVHDAVHDAFADALVAVTAALRVGDPTDGETDIGPMIGAAEAQRITAWTAEAVSRGATLLTGGERAGTLVRPTLLANVADDARVACHEAFGPVVSLFRFTNLDAAIDAANRADYAIHAAIFTESLRTARHAARRLRVAGVMVNDSTDYRLDAMPFGGAGRGNMGREGVRFAAREMSQTKVICFHDA; this is translated from the coding sequence ATGATGCACAGCGCGTTCGACAGCGGCCGGTCGCTGTTGATCGGCGGCCGCTGGGAAGCGGCCGAGCGGACGATGGAGGTCATAAACCCCTGGTCGGGCGAAGCGCTCGGCGCGGTCGCCTGTGCCGATGCCGGCCATGTCGCGCGCGCGGTGGCGAGCGCCGTGCGCGGCGCCGAAGCGATGCGCGCGCTGGCGACGGGCGAGCGTTCGCGCATCCTCCACGCCGCCGCAGCGGCGCTCGAGGGCGACGCCGAACGCTTCGCCGCCGCGATCACCGCCGAGACGGGCAAACCGATCCGCAGCGCGCGGCGCGAGGCCGCCCGCGCGGTCAACACGCTCCGCCTTTCCGCAGAGGAAGCGGTACGCCTTGCAGGCGAGACGATCGCCTTCGACAGCTTCCCCGGCGGCGAGGCGCGGTCGGGGCATTATATCTATGAACCCGTCGGCGTGATCGCCGCGATCACCCCGTTCAACGACCCGCTCAACCTCGTCTGCCACAAGCTCGGCCCCGCTTTTGCGGCGGGCAATGCGGTGGTGCTGAAGCCGGCCGAGCAGGCGCCGCTCGTCGCGATCATGCTCGCGCGGCTGCTGCTCGCGGTGGGTTTGCCCGCCGAGGCGCTGTGCCTGCTGACCGGGCGCGGCAGCGATTTCGGCGACGCGCTGACCGCGCATCCCGACGTGGCGATGGTCAGCTTCACCGGCGGCGCGAAGGTCGGCGAAGCGATCTGCCGCGCGGCGGGGATCAAGCGGCTCGCGATGGAACTTGGCGGCAACGGCCCGGTGATCGTGATGGGCGACGCCGATATCGAAAAGGCGGCGGCCGCCTGCGTTTCGGGCGCCTTCGGTGCCGCGGGCCAGAATTGCATCGGCGTCCAGCGCATTTACGTTCATGACGCCGTCCATGACGCCTTTGCCGATGCGCTGGTCGCGGTGACCGCCGCGCTGCGCGTCGGCGATCCGACGGACGGCGAAACCGACATCGGCCCGATGATCGGCGCCGCCGAGGCGCAGCGGATCACCGCTTGGACCGCCGAGGCGGTGTCGCGCGGCGCGACGCTCCTGACCGGCGGCGAGCGCGCGGGGACGCTGGTGCGCCCGACGCTGCTTGCCAATGTTGCCGATGACGCGCGCGTCGCATGCCACGAGGCATTCGGACCGGTGGTCAGCCTGTTCCGCTTCACCAATCTCGACGCTGCGATCGACGCCGCGAACCGCGCCGATTATGCGATCCACGCCGCGATCTTCACCGAATCGCTCCGCACCGCGCGCCATGCCGCGCGGCGGCTCCGCGTCGCGGGCGTGATGGTGAATGACTCGACCGACTACCGGCTCGACGCGATGCCGTTCGGCGGCGCGGGGCGGGGGAATATGGGGCGCGAGGGCGTGCGTTTCGCCGCGCGCGAAATGTCGCAGACGAAGGTAATATGCTTCCATGACGCTTGA
- a CDS encoding sulfite exporter TauE/SafE family protein: MPDVLNGEMLTLAAMMLVTGAVGGVIAGMLGVGGGIVIVPVLDLVLASFGIDGDVRMHVTVATSLATIIPTAISSSRAHEAKGAVDHDQLKHWAIAIFLGAIAGVVLASRVSGDVLSAVFGIVALLVAIKMLLPLEGKHIADAVPGGAAGQVIPFAIGGLSSMMGIGGGTLSVPVMTLFNVPIHRAVGTAALFGLLISAPATVAFIIAGWHVEDLPPGSLGYVNLIGLAIIAPVSYFTAPWGARIAHALSKRQLSLLFGLFLTVVAARMLLRAFG; this comes from the coding sequence ATGCCGGATGTGCTGAACGGGGAGATGTTGACGCTCGCGGCGATGATGCTGGTGACCGGCGCGGTCGGCGGCGTGATCGCCGGCATGCTCGGCGTCGGCGGCGGCATCGTCATCGTGCCGGTGCTCGACCTTGTCCTCGCCTCGTTCGGCATCGACGGCGATGTCCGCATGCACGTTACCGTCGCGACCTCGCTCGCGACGATCATTCCCACCGCTATCTCCTCTTCGCGCGCCCATGAAGCCAAGGGCGCCGTCGATCACGATCAGCTAAAGCACTGGGCGATTGCGATCTTCCTCGGGGCGATCGCCGGGGTCGTCCTCGCCAGCCGGGTGTCGGGCGATGTCCTGTCGGCGGTGTTCGGCATCGTCGCGCTGCTCGTCGCGATCAAGATGCTGCTGCCGCTCGAGGGCAAGCATATCGCCGATGCGGTCCCGGGCGGCGCGGCGGGGCAGGTGATTCCGTTCGCGATCGGCGGCCTTTCCAGCATGATGGGGATCGGCGGCGGCACGCTCAGCGTCCCCGTAATGACCTTGTTCAACGTCCCCATCCACCGCGCGGTCGGCACCGCGGCGCTGTTCGGCCTGCTGATCAGCGCCCCGGCGACGGTGGCCTTCATCATCGCCGGCTGGCATGTCGAGGACCTGCCGCCGGGCAGCCTCGGCTATGTCAACCTGATCGGCCTCGCGATCATCGCGCCGGTGTCCTACTTCACGGCGCCGTGGGGCGCGCGGATCGCGCATGCCCTGTCGAAACGACAGCTCAGCCTGCTGTTCGGCCTGTTCCTCACCGTCGTCGCGGCGCGCATGCTGCTCCGGGCCTTCGGGTGA
- a CDS encoding amino acid permease gives MDEQAYLDREAGLERGLTKAQIIMIGLGGAIGTGLFMGSGIAIGYAGPGVLVSYLIAALVAVIMVFSLSEMAVVHPTAGSFGTYAEIYLGPMMGFIVRYTYWIQQVLLIGSEAVAVGIYMRWWLPDTPVWMWALGSAATVVWVNTRAVHNFGSVEYWLTVIKVSAIVAFIIVGLSRIFGIVGDPVGLHNVTGLPGGFLPNGFSGVWLAVLMALFSFMGLEFVVGTASEAKDPKTAIPAALRTMAGRLFLFYILALFIIVAFLPWTQSGAKVVTESPFVKMFASAGIPYAAGVMNFVVASAALSAMNTSIYLGSRMLFSLARGGYAPRTLGELNAQHVPMRATIVTGIGILAAASVSILTPLAYNYLFGIVLFGGLLVWSAILVSHLRFRARHKAADLPVRMPFFPYAQLLGLALLAAITITMAIDADWQVAVFAGGPWLVLITAAYFVWRRVARGSAAQA, from the coding sequence ATGGACGAACAGGCGTATCTCGATCGCGAGGCGGGGCTCGAACGCGGGCTGACCAAGGCGCAGATCATCATGATCGGCCTCGGCGGCGCGATCGGCACCGGCCTGTTCATGGGATCGGGCATCGCCATCGGCTATGCCGGGCCCGGCGTCCTCGTCAGCTATCTGATCGCCGCGCTGGTCGCGGTGATCATGGTGTTCAGCCTCTCCGAAATGGCGGTCGTCCACCCGACCGCGGGCTCGTTCGGCACCTATGCCGAAATCTACCTCGGCCCGATGATGGGCTTCATCGTGCGTTACACCTACTGGATCCAGCAGGTCCTGCTGATCGGCAGCGAGGCGGTCGCGGTCGGCATCTATATGCGCTGGTGGCTGCCCGATACACCGGTGTGGATGTGGGCGCTCGGCAGCGCGGCGACCGTCGTCTGGGTCAACACGCGCGCGGTGCACAATTTCGGTTCGGTCGAATATTGGCTGACGGTGATCAAGGTGTCGGCGATTGTCGCCTTCATCATTGTCGGTCTGAGCCGCATCTTCGGCATTGTGGGCGATCCGGTCGGCCTCCACAATGTCACCGGGCTGCCGGGCGGGTTCCTGCCGAACGGTTTTTCGGGCGTGTGGCTCGCGGTGCTGATGGCGCTGTTTTCGTTCATGGGGCTCGAATTCGTAGTCGGCACCGCCAGCGAGGCGAAGGATCCGAAGACCGCGATTCCCGCCGCGCTGCGCACGATGGCCGGCCGCCTGTTCCTCTTCTACATCCTCGCGCTGTTCATCATCGTCGCCTTCCTGCCGTGGACGCAGTCGGGGGCGAAGGTCGTCACCGAAAGCCCGTTCGTGAAGATGTTCGCGAGCGCGGGCATTCCCTATGCGGCAGGGGTGATGAATTTCGTCGTTGCCTCGGCGGCGCTGTCGGCGATGAACACCAGCATCTATCTGGGCTCGCGCATGCTCTTCTCGCTCGCGCGCGGCGGCTATGCGCCGCGGACGCTCGGCGAACTCAATGCGCAGCATGTGCCGATGCGCGCGACGATCGTCACCGGGATCGGCATCCTTGCCGCCGCGTCGGTGTCGATCCTGACCCCGCTCGCCTATAATTATCTCTTCGGCATCGTGCTGTTCGGCGGCCTCCTCGTGTGGAGCGCGATCCTCGTCAGCCACCTCCGCTTCCGCGCCCGCCACAAGGCGGCCGACCTGCCCGTCCGCATGCCTTTCTTCCCCTATGCGCAGTTACTGGGGCTGGCATTGCTCGCCGCGATCACGATCACCATGGCAATCGACGCCGACTGGCAGGTTGCGGTGTTCGCCGGCGGGCCGTGGCTCGTCCTGATCACGGCCGCCTATTTCGTCTGGCGGCGCGTGGCGCGGGGTTCGGCGGCTCAGGCCTGA
- a CDS encoding amidohydrolase family protein has protein sequence MTGNGAKQAGVIDMHSHFFPAMDAAYRARAEAKGLPWLRDGGDGTGFIMQGAKEFRPVDDILWDPARRVEALDEQGIDLQIICATPIMFGYSRPAQQALECAERFNDAALEFCAHAPERMKPLAQVPLQDIDLSCREVSRAMASGHLGVQIGNHMGLRNLDDEGILTFLTHCAEVGAAVLVHPWDMMARERMPKYMLPWLVAMPAETQLSILSLILSGAFDRLPRNLRICFGHGGGSFAFLLGRVENAWKYRDIVRVDCPNPPSTYVDRFFVDSAVFDPRALTLLVEVMGEDRILLGSDHPFPLGEQDIGALVCDHDGLSAAQKAKILSGNSRTFLNL, from the coding sequence ATGACTGGAAATGGTGCGAAACAGGCGGGCGTGATCGATATGCACAGCCACTTCTTCCCGGCGATGGATGCCGCCTATCGCGCACGCGCCGAGGCCAAGGGGCTGCCCTGGCTGCGCGACGGCGGCGACGGCACGGGTTTCATCATGCAGGGCGCGAAGGAGTTCCGCCCGGTCGACGACATCCTCTGGGACCCGGCGCGGCGCGTCGAGGCGCTCGACGAGCAGGGCATCGATCTCCAGATCATCTGCGCGACGCCGATCATGTTCGGCTACAGCCGCCCCGCGCAGCAGGCGCTCGAATGCGCCGAGCGCTTCAACGACGCCGCGCTCGAATTCTGCGCCCATGCGCCCGAGCGGATGAAGCCGCTTGCGCAGGTGCCGCTGCAGGACATCGACCTGTCGTGCCGCGAGGTCAGCCGCGCGATGGCCAGCGGCCATCTCGGCGTCCAGATCGGAAATCATATGGGGCTGCGCAATCTCGACGACGAAGGCATATTGACCTTCCTCACCCATTGCGCCGAGGTCGGCGCGGCGGTGCTCGTCCATCCGTGGGACATGATGGCGCGCGAGCGCATGCCCAAATATATGCTCCCCTGGCTCGTCGCGATGCCGGCCGAGACGCAGCTCTCGATCCTCTCGCTGATCCTGTCGGGCGCGTTCGACCGTCTGCCGAGGAACCTCCGCATCTGCTTCGGCCATGGCGGCGGCAGCTTTGCCTTCCTGCTCGGCCGGGTAGAAAATGCCTGGAAATACCGCGACATCGTCCGCGTCGACTGCCCCAATCCGCCTTCGACCTATGTCGACCGCTTCTTCGTCGATTCGGCGGTGTTCGACCCGCGCGCGCTCACCCTGCTGGTCGAGGTGATGGGCGAGGACCGCATCCTGCTCGGCTCCGACCACCCCTTTCCGCTCGGCGAGCAGGACATCGGGGCGCTGGTATGCGACCATGACGGGCTGTCGGCGGCGCAGAAGGCGAAGATCCTCAGCGGCAATTCGCGGACCTTCCTGAATCTGTAG
- a CDS encoding VOC family protein has translation MTTRLRHVAIASADPDNSVGFFTDVLGWTVAGKIDSRNARGYYVTDGHINIALLCFKNRPAAGMEFPEGYTGLHHIGFQCDDINAVVERFENSGYAPRHDVNLAQGLGKNPAKDNAEYKMAGPENVMVDVSERGWAGTESFKGVPPAA, from the coding sequence ATGACCACCCGCCTCCGTCACGTGGCGATCGCGTCCGCCGACCCCGACAATTCGGTCGGCTTCTTCACCGACGTCCTCGGCTGGACCGTCGCCGGCAAGATCGATAGCCGCAACGCGCGCGGCTATTATGTCACCGACGGCCACATCAATATCGCGCTGCTGTGCTTCAAGAACCGCCCCGCCGCCGGGATGGAATTCCCCGAGGGCTATACCGGGCTGCACCACATCGGCTTTCAGTGCGACGACATCAACGCGGTCGTCGAGCGCTTCGAAAATTCGGGCTATGCGCCGCGCCACGACGTCAATCTGGCGCAGGGGCTGGGCAAGAATCCCGCCAAGGACAACGCCGAATACAAGATGGCGGGGCCCGAAAATGTGATGGTCGACGTCTCCGAACGCGGCTGGGCGGGTACCGAAAGCTTCAAGGGCGTGCCGCCGGCGGCGTGA
- a CDS encoding aspartate dehydrogenase → MTKVGIAGFGTIGRVVARHIEASALPLTLAAVSAGDRGRAAAAMAALERPVPIVDTAELVALSDVVVDSAPTAAFRDIATATLSAGKTLVTVSGAALMQWPEATDIARAHGGRIVLATGALLGLDAVRAAAVGTIHSVTMVTRKPVKSLVKAEHVVRNNIDLTGLTEPLKIFEGSALEGAIAFPANVNVAAALGMAGIGPARTQLEIWADPALERNTHRIIVDSDSARFELSIENIPTVENPGTGRITAQSIVAALNDLVSPIRIGT, encoded by the coding sequence ATGACAAAAGTGGGCATTGCCGGATTCGGCACCATCGGCCGCGTCGTCGCGCGCCATATCGAAGCGAGCGCGCTGCCGCTGACGCTGGCGGCGGTTTCCGCCGGCGACCGGGGCCGCGCGGCGGCCGCGATGGCCGCGCTCGAAAGGCCGGTGCCGATCGTCGATACCGCCGAACTCGTCGCGCTGTCCGACGTCGTCGTCGACAGCGCGCCGACCGCGGCCTTCCGCGACATCGCCACCGCAACGCTCAGCGCGGGCAAGACGCTGGTGACGGTGAGCGGCGCGGCGCTGATGCAATGGCCCGAGGCGACCGACATCGCGCGCGCGCACGGCGGCCGTATCGTCCTCGCCACCGGCGCCTTGCTCGGGCTCGACGCGGTGCGCGCCGCTGCGGTCGGCACGATCCATTCGGTGACGATGGTGACCCGCAAGCCGGTGAAGTCGCTGGTCAAGGCCGAGCATGTCGTGCGCAACAACATCGACCTCACCGGCCTGACCGAACCGCTGAAGATCTTCGAGGGCAGCGCGCTCGAAGGCGCGATCGCCTTTCCCGCCAACGTCAATGTCGCCGCGGCGCTCGGCATGGCGGGGATCGGCCCCGCGCGGACGCAGCTCGAAATCTGGGCCGACCCCGCGCTCGAACGCAATACGCACCGCATCATTGTCGATTCGGACAGCGCGCGCTTCGAACTGTCGATCGAGAATATTCCCACGGTCGAGAATCCCGGCACCGGCCGGATCACCGCGCAAAGCATCGTCGCGGCGTTGAACGACCTCGTCAGTCCCATTCGCATCGGAACATAG
- a CDS encoding LysR family transcriptional regulator, translating to MPKFHENFLLSRLKLRQLRLLTAIADEGTVLKGSQALNIAQPAATKSIKELEDALGVQLFERSSRGVTPTDFGKVMIKHAKLILAQLRHASEELQSLEEGLSGRVHVGTLLAASTSLLPRALARLRERRPGIAVTVAEGTIDRLMPGLRTGDIDVVLGRLPEYREREGLRQEVLYLDTVSIMVRAGHPLTERASLTLADLVEQAWVMPPNQTSLRRQIDQAFRHDDLEPPLDVIESVSILTNHALLMNTDMLAAMPHQVGLSQAGLVALPVTLEGAGSRIGATMHANVELSAAAAYFMEVVGEVAAEIRAELGQDQA from the coding sequence ATGCCGAAGTTTCACGAGAATTTCCTGCTGAGTCGCCTGAAGCTGCGCCAGCTTCGCCTGCTCACCGCGATCGCCGACGAGGGCACGGTGCTGAAGGGGTCACAGGCGCTCAACATCGCGCAGCCGGCGGCGACAAAGAGCATCAAGGAGCTCGAGGATGCACTCGGCGTCCAGCTTTTCGAACGCTCGTCGCGGGGCGTGACGCCGACCGATTTCGGCAAGGTGATGATCAAGCATGCCAAGCTGATCCTCGCGCAGCTTCGCCACGCGAGCGAGGAACTCCAGTCGCTCGAGGAAGGGCTGTCGGGGCGCGTCCATGTCGGAACACTGCTCGCCGCCTCGACCTCGCTGCTGCCGCGCGCGCTGGCGCGGCTGCGCGAGCGGCGGCCGGGGATCGCGGTGACGGTCGCCGAAGGGACGATCGACCGGCTGATGCCGGGGCTGCGCACCGGCGACATCGACGTCGTGCTGGGGCGGCTGCCCGAATATCGCGAGCGCGAGGGGCTGCGGCAGGAGGTGCTCTATCTCGACACCGTGTCGATCATGGTGCGCGCGGGGCATCCGCTCACCGAACGCGCGTCGCTGACGCTCGCCGATCTGGTCGAACAGGCGTGGGTGATGCCGCCGAACCAGACCTCGCTCCGCCGCCAGATCGATCAGGCCTTTCGCCACGACGATCTCGAACCGCCGCTCGACGTCATCGAATCGGTGTCGATCCTGACCAACCATGCGCTGCTGATGAATACCGACATGCTCGCCGCGATGCCGCATCAGGTCGGGCTGAGCCAGGCCGGGCTGGTTGCCTTGCCGGTGACACTGGAGGGCGCAGGCTCGCGGATCGGCGCGACGATGCACGCCAATGTCGAACTGTCGGCAGCCGCCGCCTATTTCATGGAGGTGGTCGGCGAGGTCGCGGCCGAAATCCGCGCCGAGCTGGGGCAGGATCAGGCCTGA